The following proteins are encoded in a genomic region of Thermoflexus hugenholtzii JAD2:
- a CDS encoding carbohydrate ABC transporter permease: protein MARKWRRRLGEWVAAYVLLSPYLFVFLVFNVFAIAYALYLSFTYFDLFSPPRWIGLGNYLYLLQDRLFLQKAVPNTLKYVAVVVPTQTIISLLLAFALDQEIKFRRFFRTLFYVPSVTSSVVISLIFLWLFKKTGVINQILGLSIDWLNSPVFALPTIMMVNIWSTTGTMMVIFLAGLQDIPVTYYEAAMIDGANRWQMLRHITIPLLRPVIFFVVTMGVIGCFQVFDQIYVMTAGGPLDSTTTIAYLIYKWAFQSTTPFMGRASAVAFVLAAMILIVTVIQRRLIERPTEV, encoded by the coding sequence ATGGCCCGGAAGTGGCGTCGGCGGCTGGGGGAGTGGGTCGCTGCTTATGTTCTGCTTTCGCCCTATCTCTTCGTCTTCCTGGTCTTCAACGTCTTCGCCATCGCCTACGCCCTCTATCTCTCCTTCACCTACTTCGATCTCTTCAGCCCACCCCGCTGGATCGGATTGGGAAACTACCTTTACCTGCTCCAGGACCGTCTCTTTCTGCAGAAGGCCGTCCCCAACACCCTCAAATATGTGGCCGTGGTGGTTCCCACCCAGACGATCATCAGCCTGCTGCTGGCCTTCGCTTTAGACCAGGAGATCAAGTTCCGCCGCTTCTTTCGCACGCTGTTTTATGTCCCCTCTGTGACTTCCTCGGTGGTGATCAGTTTGATCTTCCTCTGGTTGTTCAAGAAGACCGGGGTGATCAATCAGATCCTGGGTCTCTCCATCGACTGGCTCAACAGCCCCGTCTTCGCCCTGCCGACCATCATGATGGTCAACATCTGGTCCACCACCGGGACCATGATGGTGATCTTCCTGGCCGGCCTCCAGGACATCCCGGTCACCTACTATGAAGCCGCGATGATCGACGGGGCGAACCGCTGGCAGATGCTCCGCCACATCACCATCCCGCTGCTGCGCCCAGTGATCTTCTTCGTCGTGACCATGGGGGTTATCGGCTGCTTTCAGGTGTTCGATCAAATTTACGTGATGACCGCCGGGGGGCCGCTGGACTCCACCACCACCATCGCCTACCTGATCTACAAGTGGGCCTTCCAGAGCACCACGCCCTTCATGGGGCGGGCCTCGGCGGTGGCCTTCGTGCTGGCGGCGATGATTCTAATCGTGACTGTGATCCAGCGCCGCCTGATCGAGCGTCCGACGGAGGTGTGA
- a CDS encoding ABC transporter substrate-binding protein → MKRFLLLLAVLALAVTACAPAATPTPAVTREVVITRVEITKEVEKPKVTVRLSGWAANPQETALLESLLYRCSLKNPDVVVKYEPITGDYWAKIKTLVASGEEPDIYYMDIFQFPFFAAKGVLVPLDDYMAKSGVKKEDFIKTLIDAFTGPDGKVYGIPKDFNTLALFYNKDLFAKAGIPEPNENWTWDDLKEAARKLSDPAKGIYGLGVPPDPGRFPIFVFQNGGRIMKEDFSDTLLDSPEAVEAARFYTSFRAEKIGAIPSDVGVDWQGTAFGQGKLAMVFEGGWLIPYLREQFPTLKWGATFPPKGPKGRGNLIFTVAYVISKNSKNPEAAWKTIECLTSEESQTVVLSTGFALPSRAQLTEHEYFKTHPESLVIFKGAEFGTPFMWGLRGDVVNEQMGKALERIYLEGQDVAASLQQAAEEIRKALKEQQ, encoded by the coding sequence ATGAAAAGGTTCCTGCTCCTGCTCGCGGTCCTGGCCCTGGCCGTGACGGCCTGCGCGCCGGCGGCCACCCCCACCCCCGCCGTCACCCGGGAGGTGGTGATCACCCGGGTGGAGATCACCAAGGAGGTGGAGAAACCGAAGGTCACCGTGCGGCTCTCCGGTTGGGCGGCCAACCCTCAGGAAACGGCCCTGCTGGAGTCCCTGCTGTATCGCTGCTCCCTCAAGAACCCGGACGTCGTGGTGAAATATGAGCCGATCACTGGGGACTACTGGGCCAAGATCAAAACCCTGGTCGCCTCCGGGGAGGAACCGGACATCTACTATATGGACATCTTCCAGTTCCCCTTCTTCGCCGCCAAGGGCGTTCTGGTCCCCCTCGACGACTATATGGCGAAGTCCGGCGTGAAGAAGGAGGATTTCATCAAGACGCTGATCGATGCCTTCACCGGGCCGGACGGCAAGGTCTACGGCATCCCCAAGGACTTCAACACCCTGGCCCTGTTCTACAACAAGGACCTCTTCGCCAAGGCCGGGATCCCGGAGCCCAATGAGAACTGGACATGGGACGACCTCAAGGAGGCCGCTCGCAAGCTCTCGGATCCGGCCAAGGGCATCTACGGCCTGGGCGTCCCGCCCGATCCCGGCCGCTTCCCGATCTTCGTCTTCCAGAACGGGGGTCGCATCATGAAGGAGGACTTCAGCGACACCCTGCTGGACAGCCCGGAGGCCGTTGAGGCGGCGCGGTTCTATACCTCCTTCCGGGCGGAGAAGATCGGGGCCATCCCCTCGGACGTGGGGGTGGACTGGCAGGGGACGGCCTTCGGGCAGGGGAAGCTGGCGATGGTCTTCGAGGGCGGCTGGCTGATCCCCTACCTGCGGGAGCAGTTCCCCACCCTGAAGTGGGGCGCGACCTTCCCGCCGAAGGGTCCCAAGGGGCGGGGGAACCTGATCTTCACCGTGGCCTATGTGATCTCCAAGAACAGCAAGAACCCGGAGGCCGCCTGGAAGACCATCGAGTGCCTTACCAGCGAGGAGAGCCAGACCGTGGTGCTCTCCACCGGGTTCGCCCTGCCGTCCCGCGCCCAGCTCACCGAACACGAATACTTTAAGACCCATCCGGAGTCCCTGGTCATCTTCAAGGGTGCGGAGTTCGGGACGCCCTTCATGTGGGGCCTGCGGGGGGATGTGGTGAACGAGCAGATGGGCAAGGCCCTCGAGCGGATCTACCTGGAAGGCCAGGACGTGGCGGCCAGCCTCCAGCAGGCCGCTGAGGAGATCCGCAAGGCCCTCAAGGAGCAGCAATAA
- a CDS encoding glycosyl hydrolase family 95 catalytic domain-containing protein, giving the protein MQLPRDYYHVFLGNGHDAVLIGYTGAMVPDRPPNGWHPYLDRCQWYKSDRYYPEDRLVDVVPPRRPPFAEALPKAGKPWAELAPLGYTAYEVEVEGQPGHVRGFTQTFVPEEGTVYTTVDWGVARAEVTTFLCPDRPLLVIRYRFNRPVRLRALAAPGVWHEEGYETDPFDALTFLEDRPAAFYRLGPYQGFIEIALPEARRWGREGKVWWLEGEGTVFTHYFAITDDYAGPLDTAVIPRAMEEGPEALHARTRSFWQAYFSVSRFEIPAPDFQRVYRTSQYLFKAIQNPVSGGLPVGNLRLTWSSHLFWDAYFIHRALLEANHIPEGEAAIGFFLRTREAAARHAQEDFNAPGLKWDWELTHRGEPAYGIWVHQKEQVHNNAAYANMLLQQYIFTRDRRILEAVFPLLEGLATFFLHTVVEETTEGFAVRPMVGVDERPVRVRNEGITLAGTIRLLEGYAQAARWLGRENGLARRSAEAAAGLRWTLDGLYNGRYFQASEDEDRLNVSSLAPIYPMEVIPPEDPRAIWTVHAYRARYAGRMVGHGNNEWGFPWAAAMLATLQAWQGDGEGAWQTLQELRPAFSLHGGIAETVDEEGRWNMQYFATAHGALCTALHHLMVQTRADRLVIGRSIPPEWESGSWENLRAHGLLVSGRWDRRQGFLEAVLRNPTAEPLSIRLQIGEMDRVVSVAPGTAQRFQIPLPERRLP; this is encoded by the coding sequence ATGCAGTTGCCGCGGGATTATTACCATGTGTTTCTGGGGAACGGACACGACGCGGTGCTGATCGGCTACACCGGGGCGATGGTGCCGGACCGCCCGCCGAACGGCTGGCATCCCTATCTGGATCGCTGCCAGTGGTATAAGTCCGACCGCTACTACCCCGAGGACCGCCTGGTGGATGTGGTCCCTCCGCGCCGCCCGCCCTTCGCGGAGGCGCTGCCGAAAGCGGGAAAGCCATGGGCGGAGCTGGCCCCCCTGGGCTACACCGCCTATGAGGTGGAGGTCGAGGGACAGCCGGGCCATGTCCGGGGCTTCACCCAGACCTTCGTCCCCGAGGAAGGGACGGTCTATACCACGGTGGACTGGGGGGTGGCTCGGGCGGAGGTGACCACCTTCCTGTGCCCCGACCGCCCGCTTTTGGTGATCCGTTACCGCTTCAACCGACCGGTCCGCCTCCGGGCCCTCGCCGCCCCCGGAGTATGGCATGAAGAGGGCTATGAGACGGATCCCTTCGACGCCCTCACGTTCCTGGAGGACCGTCCGGCGGCCTTCTACCGGCTGGGGCCCTACCAGGGCTTCATCGAGATCGCCCTGCCTGAAGCCCGGCGGTGGGGGCGAGAGGGGAAGGTCTGGTGGCTGGAGGGGGAGGGGACCGTTTTCACCCACTACTTCGCCATCACTGACGACTATGCGGGCCCCCTGGACACCGCGGTCATCCCCCGGGCGATGGAAGAGGGGCCAGAGGCGCTGCACGCCCGCACCCGTTCGTTCTGGCAGGCTTACTTCTCCGTCTCCCGTTTCGAGATCCCTGCGCCCGACTTCCAGCGGGTCTACCGGACCAGTCAGTATCTCTTCAAGGCCATCCAGAACCCGGTCTCCGGAGGGCTGCCGGTAGGTAACCTGCGGCTGACCTGGTCCTCTCACCTCTTCTGGGACGCCTACTTCATCCACCGGGCGCTCTTGGAGGCCAATCACATCCCGGAAGGGGAAGCCGCCATCGGGTTCTTCCTGCGCACACGGGAAGCTGCCGCGCGCCATGCCCAGGAGGATTTCAATGCGCCCGGCCTGAAATGGGACTGGGAGCTGACCCACCGCGGGGAGCCCGCCTACGGCATCTGGGTGCACCAGAAGGAGCAGGTCCACAACAACGCGGCCTACGCCAACATGCTGCTCCAGCAATACATCTTCACCCGAGACCGCCGGATCCTGGAGGCGGTGTTCCCGCTGCTGGAGGGCCTGGCGACCTTCTTCCTCCATACGGTGGTTGAGGAGACCACGGAGGGCTTCGCGGTCCGCCCGATGGTAGGGGTGGATGAGCGGCCGGTGCGGGTGCGCAACGAGGGGATCACCCTGGCCGGGACCATCCGCCTGCTGGAGGGCTATGCCCAGGCGGCCCGCTGGCTGGGTCGGGAGAACGGCCTGGCCCGTCGCAGCGCCGAGGCCGCCGCCGGTCTGCGCTGGACGCTGGACGGCCTCTACAACGGCCGCTACTTTCAGGCCTCAGAGGACGAGGATCGCCTCAACGTGAGCAGCCTGGCCCCCATCTATCCGATGGAGGTGATCCCCCCGGAGGATCCCCGGGCCATCTGGACAGTGCATGCGTATCGGGCCCGATATGCGGGGCGAATGGTGGGCCACGGGAACAACGAGTGGGGCTTCCCCTGGGCTGCGGCGATGCTGGCCACCCTCCAGGCCTGGCAGGGCGACGGGGAAGGAGCCTGGCAAACGTTGCAGGAGCTCCGCCCCGCTTTCTCGCTGCATGGGGGGATCGCGGAGACGGTGGATGAAGAGGGCCGGTGGAACATGCAATATTTCGCCACCGCCCACGGGGCGCTGTGCACTGCCTTGCATCACCTAATGGTTCAGACGCGGGCGGACCGCCTGGTCATCGGGCGTTCGATCCCTCCGGAGTGGGAGTCCGGATCATGGGAGAACCTGCGGGCCCACGGCCTGCTCGTTTCCGGCCGCTGGGATCGCCGGCAAGGCTTCCTGGAAGCGGTCCTTCGCAACCCCACAGCGGAGCCGCTTTCCATCCGGCTTCAGATCGGAGAGATGGACAGGGTTGTCTCCGTTGCGCCGGGGACGGCGCAGCGGTTCCAGATCCCATTACCTGAAAGGAGGCTGCCATGA
- a CDS encoding LacI family DNA-binding transcriptional regulator, translated as MATIRDVAQRAGVSPATVSYVLNNSGPVRPETRERVMRAIAELGYHPHAGARQLKRRRTDTIGLILPTGERRLSDPFFLELIHALGDACATHQLDLLIATCRDPAADLRLIDRLFKGRRVDGFILIDLQRHDPRIPHLQAADIPFVAFGRIEGDGEFPWVDVDGAAGMREAVAYLVGKGHRRIAYLSPPLSFTFAHHRFQGYRQGLLEADLPFDENLVRITRLTIEGGYEAARALLEAGIPFTALIAATDLMALGAMRALHEAGRTPGQDVAVIGFDDIPMAAQAHPPLTTLRQPMDQIGEGLVRTWLAAVNGESPTPILISPTLIRRESA; from the coding sequence ATGGCGACGATCCGGGATGTGGCGCAGCGGGCAGGGGTCTCTCCGGCCACGGTCTCGTATGTGTTGAACAACTCCGGGCCGGTGCGCCCGGAGACCCGGGAGCGGGTGATGCGGGCCATCGCCGAGCTGGGCTATCACCCCCACGCCGGCGCCCGCCAGCTGAAACGCCGCCGCACGGACACCATCGGCCTGATCCTCCCCACCGGCGAGCGCCGCCTTAGCGATCCCTTCTTCCTTGAACTGATCCACGCCCTCGGCGATGCCTGCGCCACCCATCAACTGGACCTCCTGATCGCCACCTGCCGGGACCCCGCCGCCGACCTGCGCCTGATCGATCGCCTCTTCAAGGGACGCCGGGTGGACGGCTTCATCCTGATCGACCTGCAGCGCCACGACCCCCGCATCCCCCACCTCCAGGCTGCGGACATCCCCTTCGTGGCCTTCGGGCGGATCGAGGGCGATGGGGAATTCCCCTGGGTGGATGTGGATGGGGCGGCCGGGATGCGGGAGGCCGTCGCCTACCTGGTTGGAAAGGGGCATCGCCGCATCGCCTACCTGAGCCCCCCGCTCTCCTTTACCTTCGCCCACCACCGCTTCCAGGGCTACCGGCAGGGCCTGCTCGAGGCGGACCTCCCCTTCGATGAGAACCTGGTCCGGATCACCCGCCTGACGATCGAAGGGGGCTACGAGGCCGCCCGAGCGCTCCTGGAGGCCGGGATCCCCTTCACGGCCCTGATCGCCGCCACCGACCTGATGGCCCTCGGGGCGATGCGCGCGCTGCATGAGGCCGGGCGGACCCCCGGACAGGATGTGGCCGTGATCGGCTTCGACGACATCCCGATGGCCGCCCAGGCCCACCCACCCCTCACCACCCTGCGCCAGCCCATGGACCAAATCGGCGAAGGCCTGGTCCGCACCTGGCTGGCCGCCGTCAACGGAGAATCCCCAACCCCGATCCTGATCTCACCGACCCTGATCCGCCGGGAGTCGGCCTGA
- a CDS encoding DUF7916 family protein: MKRLLDAFASDFRAMDGRELRESIRLAEGRTLCAEILVLAPPLVDGISNVELAAAMGADLILLNGYDVLQPQVMGFPGSGDLDLGWAHLPAGVGITPGQIKQWVGRPVGLNLEPIPIPELAARAPGRLATPENARRAHEQGADFLVITGNPKTGVTGKGIAEAVRRIREDLGDALLLLAGKMHRAGVNQPVVTEADVEAFLAAGADGVLIPLPGTVPGLLEHEAARLVERIHQAGRLVMGTIGTSQEGASSSVIEQLALTGKRIGVDLFHIGDAGFTGIAFPENIYTLSIAIRGRRHTWRRMAASPYR, translated from the coding sequence GTGAAACGCCTGCTGGACGCTTTTGCCAGCGACTTCCGCGCCATGGACGGCCGGGAGCTGCGGGAAAGCATCCGGCTCGCCGAGGGCCGGACGCTGTGCGCGGAGATCCTGGTCTTGGCCCCTCCGCTGGTGGATGGGATCAGCAACGTGGAACTGGCGGCGGCAATGGGCGCAGACCTCATTCTGCTGAATGGTTATGATGTCCTGCAGCCACAGGTGATGGGCTTCCCAGGGAGCGGGGATCTGGATTTGGGATGGGCTCATCTGCCAGCGGGTGTGGGCATCACGCCGGGGCAGATCAAGCAGTGGGTCGGGCGTCCGGTGGGTCTTAACCTGGAACCGATCCCGATTCCGGAGCTGGCAGCGCGGGCTCCAGGGCGGCTGGCCACGCCGGAGAACGCCCGGCGTGCGCATGAGCAGGGGGCGGATTTCCTGGTGATCACCGGCAATCCGAAGACCGGGGTCACCGGAAAGGGGATCGCGGAGGCCGTAAGGCGAATCCGAGAGGATCTGGGGGATGCCCTTCTTCTCCTGGCGGGGAAGATGCACCGGGCAGGGGTGAACCAGCCGGTGGTCACGGAAGCGGATGTGGAGGCCTTCCTCGCAGCCGGGGCGGATGGCGTGCTGATCCCGCTGCCCGGAACCGTGCCGGGGCTTCTGGAGCACGAGGCCGCCCGGCTGGTCGAGCGGATCCATCAAGCGGGACGACTGGTGATGGGCACCATCGGGACCTCCCAGGAGGGTGCCTCCTCCTCGGTCATCGAGCAACTGGCCCTGACCGGCAAGCGAATCGGGGTGGATCTTTTCCACATCGGCGACGCGGGGTTCACCGGGATCGCCTTCCCTGAAAACATCTACACCCTCTCCATTGCGATCCGCGGGCGCCGACACACCTGGCGCCGTATGGCTGCCTCTCCGTATCGCTGA
- a CDS encoding PTS sugar transporter subunit IIA: MIPILSPFTGRVVPLEEVPDPVFAERMLGEGIAVEPDEGIAVAPLKGRLVVFHSAGHAFAIEGEDGLKVLVHIGLDTVHLRGEGFVRLAQEGDWMEAGQPIARFDMERIRAAGFSLLSPVIMPELPAGYRVFPTKAHAVRAGQDPLLYVVREQG; this comes from the coding sequence ATGATCCCCATCCTTTCCCCCTTCACCGGTCGTGTGGTGCCTCTGGAGGAAGTTCCGGATCCCGTTTTCGCGGAGCGGATGTTAGGGGAGGGGATAGCAGTCGAGCCCGACGAGGGGATCGCCGTGGCTCCACTGAAAGGCCGTCTCGTTGTCTTCCATTCCGCCGGTCACGCCTTCGCGATCGAAGGGGAAGATGGCCTGAAGGTCCTGGTGCACATCGGCCTGGACACCGTTCATCTGCGCGGGGAAGGGTTTGTGCGGCTGGCTCAGGAGGGAGATTGGATGGAAGCCGGCCAGCCCATCGCGCGGTTTGACATGGAGCGGATCCGCGCGGCGGGTTTCTCGCTTCTCTCCCCGGTGATCATGCCCGAGCTTCCGGCGGGCTATCGGGTTTTCCCTACCAAAGCCCATGCTGTGAGGGCAGGGCAGGATCCCCTGCTTTACGTTGTGCGGGAGCAAGGATGA
- a CDS encoding PTS transporter subunit EIIB, which produces MRDKALRYIEALGGRENIREIDGCITRLRATLVDPSKVDEAKLRAAGMIGRPVRMGNGIQIVVGTHAELIATEINKILRGG; this is translated from the coding sequence ATGCGAGACAAAGCGTTGCGCTATATCGAAGCCCTCGGTGGTCGGGAGAACATCCGAGAGATCGACGGTTGCATCACCCGTCTGCGGGCCACGCTGGTGGACCCGAGCAAGGTGGACGAGGCGAAGCTGCGGGCGGCCGGGATGATCGGGCGTCCGGTCCGGATGGGAAACGGGATCCAGATTGTGGTGGGCACCCACGCGGAGCTGATCGCCACGGAGATCAACAAAATCCTCCGGGGAGGCTGA
- a CDS encoding PTS transporter subunit EIIC — protein MFATLQRIGRSLMLPIAVLPAAGILLRFGQPDLLNIPWLADAGGVIFGNLPLLFAIGVAIGFTADVGTAGLAGAVCYWVLTKVLADISTSVYRLEKPSDMGVLAGILSGLLAAYLYERFHTIQLPEWLAFFGGKRFVPIVTAFAAVILGIVFGLIWHWPEQWLAAVGNWATQAGPLGAAVHAFLNRLLIPFGLHHIINSIVWFQFGDLTRFFETRGAEGGLFMTGFFPIMLFGLPGAALAMYMTADPKRRPIVGGILFSAALTSFVTGITEPVEFAFMFVAPVLYVLHAVLTGISAFVTISLGIRHGFTFSSGIIDYIINFGIAKQPLLLLGVGVIFGVIYYVLFSWLIQTLNIPTPGREPEA, from the coding sequence ATGTTTGCCACCCTGCAGCGGATCGGTCGTTCTTTGATGCTGCCGATCGCGGTGCTCCCGGCAGCGGGGATCCTGTTGCGGTTCGGGCAGCCGGACCTGCTGAACATCCCATGGCTGGCGGATGCGGGTGGGGTGATTTTCGGCAACCTGCCCCTGCTGTTCGCCATCGGTGTGGCCATTGGCTTCACCGCCGACGTTGGGACGGCTGGCCTGGCCGGGGCGGTCTGTTACTGGGTGCTGACGAAGGTCCTGGCCGACATCAGCACCAGCGTTTATCGCCTCGAGAAGCCTTCCGATATGGGGGTGCTTGCCGGCATCCTGAGCGGACTGCTGGCCGCTTATCTCTACGAGCGCTTCCACACCATCCAGCTTCCCGAGTGGCTGGCTTTCTTCGGCGGCAAACGGTTCGTCCCCATCGTCACCGCCTTCGCGGCGGTGATCCTGGGAATTGTGTTCGGGCTGATCTGGCACTGGCCGGAGCAATGGCTGGCCGCTGTGGGGAACTGGGCCACCCAGGCCGGGCCCCTGGGCGCGGCCGTCCACGCCTTCCTGAACCGTCTGCTGATCCCCTTCGGCCTTCATCACATCATCAACTCCATCGTCTGGTTCCAGTTCGGCGATCTTACCCGCTTCTTTGAGACCCGGGGCGCGGAGGGCGGGCTGTTCATGACCGGGTTCTTCCCCATCATGCTCTTCGGGCTGCCCGGCGCCGCCCTGGCCATGTATATGACCGCAGATCCGAAGCGCCGACCCATTGTGGGCGGCATCCTCTTCTCAGCAGCCCTGACCTCCTTCGTCACCGGGATCACCGAGCCGGTGGAGTTCGCCTTCATGTTCGTCGCTCCCGTCCTCTACGTGCTGCACGCCGTGCTGACCGGGATCTCCGCCTTTGTCACCATCTCCCTCGGGATCCGACATGGCTTCACCTTCTCGTCGGGGATCATCGACTACATCATCAACTTCGGAATCGCCAAGCAACCTCTGTTGCTCCTGGGAGTCGGGGTGATCTTCGGGGTGATTTACTACGTGCTCTTCAGCTGGCTGATCCAGACCCTGAACATCCCCACGCCCGGCCGGGAGCCGGAGGCCTGA
- a CDS encoding DUF362 domain-containing protein: MEQIFVAFASEPSLEAIRAAIRRGLEALGISLPTGRRIFLQPACPWAHPRFAPHAFTPVALLEALRSLFIDCSIIVGAGSLPGFPARYAMQQAGYGDWARRHRIPLIPLDEVFDGQASRWPDLLRGIDLWIALPRLTGSGFLGFAGAARHHMFLLNPTEHLHAYPRLPEVILQTLQEHPPHLIILDATQVLHRGGELAGEPLTFSVLVMGTHLLTMDLIAARLYGLDPLEVPWIREAVRQGLGPADLSEIRIQGDLSLRDLGRLGEQVIRPDPLPERYPWPPQVRVYRSEAEPLWNIPGALMETLWVLEHGGISLAKAREAAIVIGSVGELHRPRTDTAAAILLGDSARADYRGYSRIVRLPGRHVPVARLLLDLPYVLQVASLRSELGWGFLWASLRAFLQRRLRPRTLREARM, translated from the coding sequence ATGGAACAGATCTTCGTGGCCTTCGCCTCAGAGCCCTCCCTGGAAGCCATTCGGGCCGCGATCCGGCGTGGCCTGGAGGCGCTGGGGATCTCCCTCCCGACCGGGCGGCGGATCTTCCTCCAGCCGGCTTGCCCCTGGGCTCATCCCCGCTTCGCTCCCCATGCGTTCACCCCGGTCGCGCTCCTGGAAGCGCTGCGCTCGCTGTTCATCGACTGTTCCATCATTGTGGGGGCAGGAAGTCTCCCGGGCTTCCCGGCCCGTTATGCGATGCAGCAAGCAGGTTATGGGGATTGGGCTCGGCGCCATCGCATCCCCCTGATCCCCCTCGACGAGGTTTTCGATGGGCAAGCCTCCCGATGGCCGGACCTTCTTCGGGGCATTGACCTTTGGATCGCCCTGCCTCGCCTGACCGGGAGCGGGTTCCTGGGGTTCGCCGGGGCGGCGCGGCATCATATGTTCCTGCTGAACCCCACCGAGCATCTTCACGCCTACCCCCGGTTGCCGGAGGTGATCCTCCAGACCCTGCAAGAACATCCGCCGCACCTGATCATCCTGGATGCCACCCAGGTGCTCCACCGCGGGGGGGAGCTGGCAGGCGAGCCCCTTACGTTCTCGGTCCTGGTGATGGGAACCCACCTGCTCACGATGGATCTGATCGCTGCCCGGCTCTACGGCCTGGATCCTTTGGAAGTCCCCTGGATCCGGGAGGCCGTTCGGCAGGGCCTGGGCCCTGCTGACCTTTCGGAGATCCGCATCCAAGGAGATCTGTCCCTGAGGGATCTGGGGCGATTGGGGGAGCAGGTGATCCGGCCTGATCCGCTCCCGGAGCGTTATCCCTGGCCGCCCCAGGTGCGGGTGTATCGCTCAGAAGCTGAACCTCTCTGGAACATCCCCGGGGCGTTGATGGAAACCCTCTGGGTGCTGGAGCACGGGGGGATCTCCCTGGCCAAAGCCCGCGAGGCAGCGATCGTGATCGGATCGGTGGGAGAGCTCCACCGGCCCCGAACGGACACAGCGGCAGCGATCCTCCTGGGAGACTCGGCACGGGCGGATTATCGCGGATACAGCCGGATCGTTCGGCTGCCGGGCCGCCATGTCCCCGTGGCCCGGCTCCTGCTGGATCTCCCCTACGTCCTGCAGGTGGCCTCGCTCCGAAGCGAGCTGGGCTGGGGGTTCCTGTGGGCATCCCTCCGGGCCTTCCTGCAGCGTCGGCTCCGGCCCCGAACGCTGCGTGAGGCCCGGATGTAG
- a CDS encoding TIGR00266 family protein: protein MHWEIAPERTYPVLRVSLERGEEVVAEPGALLLMQGPIRVNTGIRGGVLQGLMRSLVGGESVFLNTFRAEGPAQVWLAPAGIGDIHYVPLNGESFVLQDFAYLAHHGSVEVSVAWRGFRGFLTEGELVWLKVRGTGGVWVSAFGAIEEIEVPAGETVTVDNFHFVGMAEGARHRIRAVGGLKTILFGGEGLVVEVEGPARLLIQSRHMVSLIQILLPILRRHIGSGRR, encoded by the coding sequence ATGCACTGGGAAATTGCCCCGGAGCGGACTTATCCGGTGTTGCGCGTCTCACTGGAGCGGGGGGAAGAAGTGGTGGCAGAGCCGGGCGCCCTTCTCCTCATGCAGGGACCCATTCGAGTGAACACAGGCATCCGAGGTGGGGTCCTTCAGGGGCTCATGCGCTCCCTGGTGGGAGGAGAATCTGTCTTCCTCAACACTTTCCGAGCAGAAGGCCCGGCCCAGGTATGGCTCGCGCCGGCAGGCATCGGCGACATTCACTACGTCCCTTTGAACGGGGAATCCTTTGTTCTGCAGGATTTCGCTTACCTGGCGCACCATGGTTCGGTGGAAGTTTCGGTGGCCTGGCGAGGTTTCCGGGGCTTCCTGACCGAGGGGGAGCTGGTGTGGCTGAAAGTCCGTGGCACCGGAGGCGTGTGGGTCAGCGCGTTCGGGGCCATCGAGGAGATCGAAGTGCCGGCCGGGGAGACCGTCACGGTGGACAATTTCCACTTCGTGGGGATGGCGGAGGGAGCTCGACATCGGATCCGCGCGGTTGGGGGTCTGAAGACCATCCTCTTCGGCGGCGAAGGCCTGGTGGTGGAGGTAGAAGGGCCTGCTCGCCTCCTGATCCAAAGCCGGCACATGGTCTCTCTGATCCAGATCCTTCTTCCCATCCTCCGCCGGCATATCGGTTCAGGCAGGAGGTAA